The Bdellovibrio bacteriovorus genome includes a region encoding these proteins:
- a CDS encoding flagellin, translating to MGLRIATNTASIAAQRVLSKQQKRAEHSAQALASGSRIVNAADDAAGLAISENFKGQLKGIAQARNNANNAISFSQVGEGGLSEVSNILIRLRELGVQAASDTVSDTERGFLNNEAQQLIQEADRIAKTTTFGNTKLLDGSGGKLEFHVGAYGGEENIIAFDFDADATTSSLGISGIDVADKSGARSTLESVDEAIQKVGSLRASFGAMQSRLESTVSNLDVSYENLSSANSRIRDTDVAKETAEMASASILQNTAVSVLAQANQLPNVAMKLV from the coding sequence ATGGGCTTAAGAATCGCAACAAACACTGCATCAATCGCAGCACAACGTGTGCTATCCAAACAACAAAAACGAGCGGAACACTCTGCGCAAGCTCTTGCGTCGGGTTCGCGTATCGTAAACGCCGCCGACGACGCTGCCGGTTTGGCGATCTCAGAAAATTTCAAAGGACAGTTAAAAGGTATTGCGCAAGCGCGTAACAACGCGAACAACGCGATTTCATTCTCGCAAGTGGGTGAGGGTGGATTGAGCGAAGTTTCAAATATCCTGATTCGTCTCCGCGAGCTCGGAGTCCAAGCGGCCTCAGACACTGTCAGTGATACGGAGCGGGGGTTCCTCAACAACGAAGCCCAGCAATTAATCCAAGAAGCAGACCGTATTGCTAAGACCACTACTTTCGGTAACACGAAACTCCTTGATGGTTCCGGTGGTAAATTAGAATTCCACGTCGGCGCCTACGGTGGAGAAGAAAATATCATCGCCTTCGACTTCGATGCCGACGCGACAACCAGCTCGCTGGGAATTAGCGGTATCGATGTGGCGGATAAATCGGGAGCGCGTAGCACTCTAGAATCCGTCGACGAAGCCATCCAAAAAGTCGGTTCACTGCGCGCCAGCTTCGGTGCGATGCAATCACGACTTGAATCAACAGTAAGTAACCTCGATGTTTCTTACGAAAACTTGTCATCAGCCAACTCTCGTATCCGCGACACTGACGTGGCGAAGGAAACAGCAGAAATGGCGTCAGCAAGTATCTTGCAAAACACAGCGGTATCGGTTCTGGCTCAAGCCAACCAATTACCAAACGTGGCAATGAAACTAGTATAA
- a CDS encoding transposase, with product MGREIFQNHTEIPYHITARCINRDWFSLDIEDVWEVMTRQLYFINHAFNLRIHAFVLMSNHFHMIVRTPDANLSDAMKYFMRETSREITFLSGRINQTYGSRFHRSLIHSPLYYLHAYKYVYRNPVEAGLCDHVEDYKYSSLQGLLGETWLDVPVSEDDNWKDFLSRQNTLEWLNKKPSAEHWNQVAVALKKTSFKLPREKGKSSCLEEQVL from the coding sequence ATGGGACGAGAAATATTCCAAAATCACACCGAAATTCCGTATCACATTACTGCTCGATGTATTAACCGTGACTGGTTTTCTTTAGATATAGAGGACGTCTGGGAAGTAATGACTCGGCAGCTTTACTTTATCAATCATGCATTCAATTTACGAATTCATGCCTTTGTTCTCATGAGTAATCATTTCCATATGATCGTGAGGACACCGGATGCCAATCTCAGTGATGCCATGAAGTATTTCATGCGAGAAACAAGCAGAGAAATTACTTTCCTCAGCGGAAGAATCAATCAAACTTATGGATCACGATTCCATCGTTCGTTGATTCATTCACCTCTATATTACCTACATGCGTATAAGTATGTTTATCGTAATCCCGTGGAAGCTGGATTGTGCGATCACGTTGAAGACTATAAGTATTCCTCCCTGCAAGGCCTTTTGGGGGAAACTTGGCTGGATGTTCCTGTGAGTGAAGATGATAACTGGAAAGACTTTTTGAGCAGGCAGAACACTTTAGAATGGCTCAACAAAAAACCATCGGCTGAACATTGGAATCAAGTTGCAGTCGCATTGAAAAAAACAAGTTTCAAACTTCCCCGTGAAAAAGGAAAGAGCTCCTGCCTCGAAGAGCAAGTTCTTTAA
- a CDS encoding flagellin produces the protein MGMRISTNVSAINAQRTMITSQRSIGKSMEQLSSGSRINKAADDAAGLAISENLKSQIRSLSQAGRNANDGISMVQTAEGGLSEISNILTRMRELGVQASSDTVGDTERGFLDKEVQQLKAEAQRITQTTKFGTTKLLDGSGDKFDFQVGINNNEEADRISFNAGETDSTIAALGIDSFDFSSKAGAQEALELVDKAQSQVNGYRANLGALQNRLQSTVDNLGVQHENISAANSRIRDTDVAAASAESTRNSVLLQANTAVLAQANAMPNSALRLIG, from the coding sequence ATGGGAATGAGAATTTCTACTAACGTATCAGCGATCAACGCACAGAGAACTATGATTACTTCTCAGCGTTCAATCGGTAAATCCATGGAGCAATTGTCTTCTGGATCACGTATCAATAAAGCGGCAGATGACGCTGCGGGATTGGCGATCAGTGAAAACTTGAAATCGCAAATCAGATCATTGAGCCAAGCAGGCCGTAACGCCAACGATGGTATCTCAATGGTACAAACTGCAGAGGGTGGCTTGAGTGAAATCTCGAACATCTTGACTCGTATGAGAGAATTAGGTGTTCAAGCTTCATCTGATACTGTTGGTGACACTGAGCGTGGCTTCTTGGATAAAGAGGTTCAACAATTAAAAGCTGAAGCTCAACGTATTACTCAAACAACTAAATTCGGAACTACAAAACTTCTTGATGGTTCTGGTGATAAGTTTGACTTCCAAGTTGGTATCAACAACAACGAAGAAGCAGACAGAATTTCGTTCAATGCAGGTGAAACAGATTCAACAATTGCAGCGCTTGGAATTGATTCTTTCGACTTCTCTTCCAAAGCGGGTGCGCAAGAGGCTCTTGAGCTAGTGGATAAAGCACAATCTCAAGTGAACGGTTACCGCGCAAATCTCGGTGCCCTTCAAAACCGCTTGCAATCCACAGTTGATAACTTGGGTGTGCAACATGAGAACATCTCTGCTGCGAACTCTCGTATCCGTGACACTGACGTAGCTGCGGCTTCTGCTGAGTCGACTCGTAACTCAGTACTGTTGCAAGCAAATACTGCGGTGTTGGCGCAAGCGAATGCGATGCCAAACTCAGCATTGAGATTGATTGGTTAA
- a CDS encoding PQQ-dependent sugar dehydrogenase, with product MSLKKLLIAYVVLQAACANGSSNGGEESLGSSREPTLVKTNFMTGLQNPWDLTFLPDGTMFFTEKCRGLSMRKTDGSIVRLFGTTGSSLVANDLFCEGQSGVHGVALDPNFASNRLIYVYMASNLSSPRTNRVVKLTLSEDLSTALNRTDIITDISYKNAANNWGGAGSHSGGRIRFDGNGYLYVTTGDNHNGPLPQDVTKLGGKVLRVDTNGTGIPGNNSPSGGDPRIFTFGHRNVQGITFHPATGQPYIAEHGPNHSDEVTRLTPGGNGGWDPKPEPGVTCADNYCGYISNKPSGIPTPMTDVEKFPNALRPTVVYADSQGMGPATFLTGAKWRAWEGNLAVGMMAAQRMDVFYLNSSGEREATTTATLPSARMRSLVIGPDSNLYIATDGGQIWKVEPQ from the coding sequence ATGTCTTTGAAGAAGCTACTCATAGCCTATGTGGTCTTGCAGGCGGCTTGTGCGAATGGCAGCTCTAATGGTGGGGAAGAATCACTGGGGTCTTCCCGTGAACCCACGTTGGTAAAGACCAATTTCATGACGGGATTACAGAATCCTTGGGATCTGACGTTCCTTCCTGACGGAACCATGTTCTTCACGGAAAAGTGCCGTGGGCTTTCAATGCGTAAAACCGATGGAAGCATTGTTCGTCTTTTTGGCACGACGGGATCTTCTCTGGTCGCGAACGATCTTTTTTGTGAGGGACAATCCGGAGTGCATGGTGTGGCTTTAGATCCAAACTTTGCTTCCAATCGTTTGATCTACGTTTACATGGCTTCAAATCTTTCTAGCCCGCGCACCAACCGGGTGGTGAAATTGACATTGTCAGAAGATTTATCAACCGCCTTAAACCGCACTGACATCATCACCGATATTTCCTATAAAAATGCCGCGAACAACTGGGGTGGCGCGGGATCTCACAGCGGTGGACGGATTCGTTTTGACGGCAACGGATATCTTTACGTAACGACCGGAGATAATCACAATGGCCCGCTTCCTCAAGACGTCACGAAACTGGGTGGAAAAGTTTTGCGCGTTGATACTAATGGCACTGGCATCCCCGGCAATAACTCGCCCTCGGGAGGTGATCCACGCATCTTCACTTTTGGACATCGCAATGTTCAAGGCATCACTTTTCATCCAGCCACAGGTCAGCCATATATTGCAGAGCATGGACCGAACCACAGCGATGAAGTCACTCGCTTGACTCCCGGAGGCAACGGTGGCTGGGATCCGAAACCAGAGCCTGGCGTGACTTGCGCTGACAACTATTGTGGATACATCTCGAATAAACCCAGCGGTATTCCTACGCCAATGACCGACGTCGAAAAATTTCCGAACGCTTTGCGACCTACTGTTGTTTATGCAGACTCTCAAGGTATGGGACCTGCGACTTTCTTGACGGGTGCTAAGTGGCGCGCTTGGGAAGGAAACTTGGCGGTGGGTATGATGGCCGCTCAGCGTATGGACGTGTTTTATCTAAATAGCTCAGGCGAAAGAGAGGCCACCACAACAGCGACTTTACCTTCAGCACGCATGCGCTCTTTGGTAATCGGTCCCGATAGCAATCTTTACATCGCAACCGATGGCGGTCAAATTTGGAAAGTAGAGCCACAATAA
- the fliD gene encoding flagellar filament capping protein FliD — translation MAGIRFSGMASGLPPNIVEQLMEAERIPVKQMEVQKTKQEDKLKLVTELETKVSDITKNLGELTSTSGFIDKKFVSGDPNVIEGQVDPNSAIPGDYSIEVVQLAQKPAAISNGFPDKNETQIGVGYIKFDTPEGVKEVYINGKNSTLEGVMKQINAANVGLKAQVLEDRKDADNPFKLLISGLSTGKDSQVTFPKIYLLDGDQDMYFDQSRPAQNAKVKVDGFEIELPDNKSTDLIPGVTLDFKSAAPGREIRMSVKENLEVISGKIKSFVDSYNAALDFIQKQNKLQAGDGKNPKLGPLGGDGMLRSIENSLRRVILNPTMGVDTPIRRVGELGIEFNRNGTLNFNQDKFNKVLNANPAGVAAFFRGDGFNTGFVSGLKREIGNLLNGQFGTIANRKKGLTDRINQVNGRIETKERQLERKEESLRRKFADLESKMSDMQAQQARFAAMAPKAG, via the coding sequence ATGGCAGGAATACGTTTTTCAGGGATGGCCTCTGGCTTACCACCAAATATCGTTGAGCAGCTGATGGAAGCTGAGCGTATTCCTGTGAAACAAATGGAAGTGCAGAAGACCAAGCAGGAAGACAAATTAAAACTTGTCACTGAGTTGGAAACAAAAGTCAGCGACATCACCAAAAATCTGGGTGAGCTGACTTCGACAAGCGGATTTATCGACAAGAAATTTGTCAGCGGTGATCCGAATGTGATCGAGGGACAAGTAGATCCCAATTCGGCAATTCCCGGGGACTATTCGATTGAAGTGGTGCAGTTGGCACAAAAACCAGCAGCGATTTCAAACGGTTTTCCCGATAAGAACGAAACGCAAATCGGTGTGGGCTACATCAAGTTCGATACACCCGAAGGCGTGAAAGAAGTTTATATTAACGGCAAGAATTCGACGTTAGAGGGCGTGATGAAACAAATCAACGCCGCCAACGTGGGATTGAAAGCGCAAGTTTTGGAAGACCGAAAGGATGCGGATAATCCTTTTAAACTTTTGATTTCCGGTCTTTCCACAGGAAAAGACAGCCAGGTGACTTTCCCGAAGATTTATCTTTTGGATGGCGACCAGGATATGTACTTCGATCAATCTCGTCCGGCGCAAAACGCCAAGGTGAAAGTCGACGGGTTTGAAATCGAGCTTCCTGATAATAAATCCACGGATTTGATTCCGGGAGTGACGTTGGATTTTAAATCGGCGGCTCCAGGACGAGAAATCCGTATGAGTGTGAAAGAAAACTTGGAAGTGATCAGCGGAAAAATCAAAAGTTTCGTTGATTCTTACAATGCGGCCTTGGACTTCATCCAAAAGCAAAACAAATTGCAAGCGGGTGACGGGAAAAATCCAAAGCTGGGCCCCTTGGGCGGTGATGGAATGCTTCGTTCCATCGAGAACTCACTTCGTCGTGTGATTTTAAATCCGACGATGGGGGTTGATACTCCGATCCGCCGTGTGGGTGAACTAGGTATTGAGTTTAATAGAAACGGTACTTTGAACTTCAATCAGGACAAATTCAACAAAGTGTTGAATGCGAACCCGGCGGGAGTCGCCGCCTTCTTCCGAGGCGACGGTTTCAATACGGGCTTCGTGTCGGGATTGAAAAGAGAAATCGGAAATCTGTTAAACGGTCAGTTTGGTACGATTGCCAATCGCAAGAAGGGCCTGACAGATCGTATTAATCAGGTCAACGGACGTATCGAAACCAAAGAGCGTCAGTTGGAAAGAAAAGAAGAAAGTCTGCGACGTAAATTCGCGGATCTGGAATCGAAAATGTCGGACATGCAGGCGCAACAGGCACGTTTCGCGGCAATGGCTCCGAAAGCAGGGTAG
- the fliS gene encoding flagellar export chaperone FliS yields the protein MNKNAYQKYKTTSVQSASREKILLMLYEGAIKFTKLAIKAAEEKKIADRGMNIGRAFDIIMELNNTLDHKVGGDVAIQLEQLYMFMMEQYTKANISGDPEPLRANLKLLNTLYDGWVQAVEKLKKETDKAG from the coding sequence ATGAACAAGAATGCGTATCAGAAATATAAAACGACGTCGGTACAAAGTGCCAGTCGCGAAAAAATTCTTTTGATGCTCTATGAAGGAGCTATCAAATTCACTAAGCTTGCAATCAAAGCTGCCGAAGAAAAGAAGATTGCAGACCGTGGAATGAATATCGGCCGTGCTTTCGATATCATCATGGAATTAAACAACACGCTGGACCACAAGGTCGGCGGTGATGTCGCTATTCAGCTGGAACAGCTTTATATGTTCATGATGGAACAATACACCAAAGCCAACATCTCAGGCGACCCAGAACCTTTAAGAGCCAATCTGAAGCTTCTGAACACGCTTTATGATGGTTGGGTGCAAGCAGTTGAAAAATTAAAAAAAGAAACAGATAAAGCAGGCTAA
- a CDS encoding tetratricopeptide repeat protein gives MLENQIVQKSSEVSGSISNTESLIEESGKIYFDPQQAIAEFEAESQTEKETSVQDPRVAKFIQNAKLLMKHKEYALAMNLLRQASNVDSKNPATLHLLASCLETTSRLGEALIARKTLAKVDYNFENMCRYATTLYKLGRDQEALDKYFEALAILTEENDYLFEVYKNMGNIFVRQGDFDGAEEYYNKAYTMNSQSDVLLVNFGTLEVQRNDFEKSLYCFRKAVEINPENDKAWVGLAMVHNQFGDSDLAWANIESALDINPQNRTAVHLAANWGLRDGKIQKAIDALQTYLSSVEEDEDMSLVLINLFCSAGQVDKALIEMERVLLWNPDHKEVRTLKKKILQSQKVA, from the coding sequence ATGTTGGAAAATCAGATCGTTCAAAAGTCCAGTGAAGTTTCTGGAAGCATTTCAAATACCGAATCCCTAATCGAAGAGTCCGGTAAAATCTATTTTGACCCGCAACAAGCTATCGCGGAATTTGAAGCCGAATCACAAACAGAAAAAGAAACTTCTGTTCAAGATCCTCGCGTCGCTAAATTTATCCAAAATGCAAAATTGTTGATGAAGCACAAGGAATACGCATTGGCGATGAACCTTCTTCGTCAGGCCAGCAATGTGGATTCAAAGAACCCTGCCACTTTGCATCTTCTAGCTTCGTGCTTAGAGACAACATCTCGTCTGGGCGAAGCGTTGATTGCTCGTAAGACTTTGGCAAAAGTCGACTATAATTTCGAGAACATGTGCCGTTACGCCACGACACTTTATAAATTAGGTCGCGATCAGGAAGCTCTAGATAAATACTTCGAAGCTTTGGCTATTTTGACTGAAGAAAACGACTACCTTTTCGAAGTCTACAAGAACATGGGGAATATCTTCGTTCGCCAAGGCGATTTTGATGGGGCGGAAGAGTACTATAATAAGGCCTATACGATGAATTCACAAAGTGACGTGTTGTTGGTGAATTTCGGCACATTGGAAGTTCAAAGAAATGATTTCGAAAAATCTTTGTACTGTTTCCGTAAGGCCGTAGAAATCAATCCTGAAAATGATAAAGCTTGGGTTGGTCTGGCGATGGTTCACAACCAATTCGGTGACAGCGACCTTGCCTGGGCGAATATTGAATCTGCGTTAGATATCAATCCCCAAAATCGCACAGCCGTTCACTTGGCGGCAAACTGGGGCTTGCGTGATGGTAAAATCCAGAAAGCCATTGATGCCCTTCAAACTTATCTTTCTTCGGTCGAAGAAGACGAGGACATGTCTTTAGTGCTTATCAATCTTTTCTGCTCGGCGGGACAGGTAGACAAAGCTTTGATCGAGATGGAAAGAGTTCTTTTGTGGAACCCCGATCATAAAGAAGTCCGTACTTTGAAAAAGAAAATTCTTCAGTCGCAAAAGGTGGCTTAG
- a CDS encoding glycosyltransferase family 9 protein, whose protein sequence is MKILVLSLLRLGDIIQQAPLLKGLREKNPHAEIHLLLNRQFANVEKILDGVVDHYIYFERETLQKSLGDASANILWSYQQVEKLVESLNSQGFDQAINLTHNKLSAYLMGTLEIADKRGLYQADGRFQGLSNRWLRYFNDRFSGTQKSLFHYVELLGKAFDIPVQTESATTPRKKSKLVLLQCLTSDKKKNWGLERFSQLKRTIEISLVDYEVMVLGASFERESLLEFFSEKDLLICDLPEARKHLQSAALLVTGDTSIKHMAAQIGTPIVEIAIGSSDPSKTAAYSSQAVVIQTQAGCAPCVHSQACPQPTHVCAEDVSVEQVFGAVWDQLSGEKMAQRSLQLSLEKAVWTLYLDKANAHVEPFYALAAAEFLNSHPTEALQNVLAAWNEKSEQYRQWLKKAFAVLPTREELAVKRSFQTSDISDLILCAQDILKSKKDEVGYFQVFVEALLSRFNQPVQIYDRVSAALQEVEELLTIRESFTRHLQTISMEGAYYAKGIGQLSISGFEETRKSLQPNPQNAEL, encoded by the coding sequence ATGAAGATATTAGTTTTGTCGCTCTTAAGATTGGGCGACATCATTCAACAAGCTCCTTTGCTTAAAGGATTGCGTGAGAAAAATCCTCACGCCGAGATTCATTTGCTCTTAAATCGTCAGTTCGCCAATGTCGAAAAGATCTTGGATGGAGTTGTCGATCACTATATCTATTTTGAGCGTGAAACTTTGCAAAAAAGCTTGGGTGACGCTTCCGCGAATATTTTATGGTCCTACCAACAAGTGGAAAAACTTGTGGAAAGCCTTAACAGTCAAGGGTTTGATCAAGCCATCAACCTGACTCACAATAAGCTGAGTGCCTATCTTATGGGGACTCTGGAAATTGCGGATAAGCGTGGTCTGTACCAAGCCGATGGGCGTTTTCAAGGTTTGTCCAATCGTTGGCTAAGATATTTCAACGATCGTTTTTCAGGAACGCAAAAATCCCTATTCCACTATGTGGAACTTCTGGGAAAAGCTTTTGATATCCCGGTGCAAACTGAAAGTGCCACGACGCCACGTAAGAAAAGTAAACTCGTATTGTTGCAATGTCTTACAAGTGACAAAAAGAAAAACTGGGGTCTGGAAAGATTCTCTCAGTTAAAACGCACGATAGAAATTTCCTTAGTTGATTACGAGGTGATGGTTTTAGGAGCTTCTTTTGAACGAGAATCCTTGTTGGAGTTTTTCTCTGAAAAAGATCTTTTGATCTGCGACCTTCCTGAGGCGCGTAAGCATTTGCAAAGTGCCGCGCTCTTGGTGACGGGTGACACCAGCATTAAGCACATGGCAGCGCAAATCGGAACACCGATTGTAGAAATCGCTATCGGAAGCAGTGACCCATCTAAAACCGCGGCGTATTCCTCACAAGCGGTGGTAATTCAAACTCAGGCAGGTTGTGCTCCTTGTGTGCATTCGCAAGCCTGCCCTCAGCCGACTCATGTTTGTGCCGAAGATGTTTCGGTCGAGCAGGTTTTTGGCGCCGTGTGGGATCAATTGAGCGGAGAAAAAATGGCGCAAAGAAGTTTGCAACTTTCTTTGGAAAAAGCCGTATGGACTTTGTATTTGGATAAAGCCAATGCTCACGTTGAACCTTTTTATGCTTTGGCGGCAGCAGAATTTTTGAACTCTCATCCGACGGAGGCTTTACAAAATGTATTGGCCGCTTGGAATGAAAAATCTGAGCAATATCGTCAGTGGCTTAAGAAAGCCTTTGCCGTCTTACCAACGCGCGAAGAACTGGCTGTGAAAAGAAGCTTTCAAACTTCTGACATTTCAGACCTGATTCTTTGTGCTCAGGATATTTTGAAATCTAAAAAAGATGAGGTCGGCTACTTCCAAGTTTTTGTGGAAGCTTTGTTGTCTCGTTTTAATCAGCCCGTGCAGATCTATGACCGTGTGTCAGCGGCTTTGCAGGAAGTTGAAGAACTATTAACTATTCGTGAATCATTCACTCGTCATTTGCAAACAATCTCCATGGAAGGGGCCTACTATGCAAAAGGAATTGGACAACTATCTATCAGTGGCTTTGAAGAGACTCGAAAAAGCCTACAGCCAAATCCTCAAAACGCAGAGCTATAA
- a CDS encoding glycosyltransferase family 9 protein, giving the protein MKILVLQLARLGDIYMSWPAMRALRRAHPEAEIHFLTRPRFEGAIEGLTAIDKHLSLPVSSILAPLVQENADIEAAMATLNESVDALRDENYDWIVNLTFSPASSYLTHAITGPTATVTGYTRYNDGTLCLPDEVSSYFYAQVGIDKPNRVHVVDVIASMLNLEYIEADFAAPQVGDFAAALPETYLVLHVGASEKQKSLSPENWAKVLKPLAATQIPIVLIGAAGEAGLAEEIQAHAIENEFVNLVGQTKISDIFAILQDAELLIGCDSAPIHMASLTDTPTFNVSIGEVNYWETGPKSTLGFIYRAENEQSLNATRVGECILGLLQGQAAPELITRAAGLVSYEKNETANERFQWDLVQALYLGAAYPLADRMEILQGATQLADINKFAIEQIRLIPEKGLQNVGPFLDRAEEVIESISRMVPELSPLISWYQAEKVRVGPGTLEEICTAALDVHERLARHVHAYVPQEALIEQEQERKEVCDGTL; this is encoded by the coding sequence ATGAAAATACTCGTCCTACAACTCGCTAGACTTGGCGACATTTACATGTCATGGCCTGCGATGCGCGCGCTTCGTCGGGCGCATCCCGAGGCGGAAATTCATTTCCTCACTCGTCCTCGTTTTGAAGGCGCCATAGAAGGATTAACGGCGATTGATAAGCATCTTTCTTTGCCGGTCAGCTCGATTCTTGCGCCATTAGTGCAAGAGAACGCGGATATTGAAGCCGCGATGGCGACCTTGAATGAGTCTGTCGACGCCCTTCGTGATGAAAATTATGATTGGATTGTCAATCTGACTTTTTCACCGGCCTCGAGCTACCTGACTCATGCGATCACAGGACCGACGGCGACCGTCACGGGTTACACTCGCTATAATGACGGCACTTTGTGTCTTCCCGATGAAGTCAGTTCTTACTTCTATGCGCAAGTGGGTATTGATAAGCCCAATCGTGTGCACGTTGTGGATGTGATCGCATCGATGTTGAATTTGGAATACATAGAGGCTGATTTTGCAGCTCCACAAGTGGGAGATTTCGCAGCGGCCCTGCCAGAGACTTATCTGGTTTTACACGTGGGTGCGAGCGAAAAGCAGAAGTCCTTGTCCCCTGAAAATTGGGCGAAGGTTCTGAAGCCACTCGCGGCGACGCAAATCCCCATTGTTTTAATCGGGGCGGCGGGTGAAGCCGGGCTTGCAGAAGAAATTCAAGCGCACGCGATTGAAAATGAATTCGTCAACCTAGTAGGGCAAACGAAGATCTCTGACATCTTCGCGATCCTTCAAGACGCGGAACTTTTGATTGGGTGTGATAGTGCTCCGATCCATATGGCTTCACTGACGGATACACCGACATTCAATGTCAGTATCGGGGAAGTGAACTATTGGGAAACGGGGCCAAAATCCACATTGGGATTTATTTATCGCGCTGAAAATGAACAAAGCCTTAATGCTACTCGTGTGGGTGAATGCATTTTGGGTCTTTTGCAAGGTCAAGCCGCGCCAGAGCTTATCACGCGGGCGGCGGGCTTGGTCAGTTATGAAAAAAATGAAACTGCGAATGAGCGTTTTCAATGGGATTTAGTTCAAGCTCTTTATTTGGGTGCGGCTTATCCTTTAGCGGACCGCATGGAAATCCTTCAGGGAGCCACTCAACTAGCGGATATCAATAAGTTCGCGATAGAGCAAATTCGTCTTATTCCTGAGAAAGGCTTACAAAATGTAGGTCCTTTCTTGGATCGGGCCGAAGAAGTGATCGAAAGTATTAGCCGAATGGTTCCGGAACTGAGTCCTCTTATTAGCTGGTATCAAGCGGAGAAGGTCCGCGTCGGTCCCGGCACTTTAGAGGAGATCTGTACCGCAGCTTTAGATGTGCATGAAAGATTGGCTCGCCATGTTCATGCCTACGTTCCTCAAGAAGCTCTGATCGAACAAGAGCAAGAGCGCAAGGAGGTCTGCGATGGAACGCTTTAA